The Bos mutus isolate GX-2022 chromosome 11, NWIPB_WYAK_1.1, whole genome shotgun sequence nucleotide sequence CCAGCAAAGCGGGTCTGGGAAATTTTCCTAAACATTGTGGGGATGGCATTTTCCTAGGGTCCTGCCCTCCAGAGCCTCTTGGGGTAGGTGAAAGGGGCCAGAACACCTCTGAGTAGAGGTCTCTTGGCTGTccttcaacttcttttttttatagaGGTCAGTCTATAAGCCCTGGAAGGATCAGGACTTTCAGCTGAAtagcaggagaaggaaatggcaacccactccagtgttcttgcctggagaatcccagggacgggggagcctggtgggctgccgtctatggggtcgcacagagttggacatgactgaagcgacttagcagcagcagcagggcggCCTGAGTGTTGGTGGGGTACAGGTGGGAACAAGGCACTCCTGTCCTCGGGGAGCTTGCTGTGTAGCCAGCTGTTTCTCCTTGTTGACCAGAACTCCAAGTCCAGCCAAACCCCGGAAGTACTAGATGGAACCTAATCCCTATGGAGCTCTCCTCCCTGGTGCTCTTTCTCGTGGCTCAATTGCTTGCCTCCCTCACAGCCCTGGGAGGTGGACGAGGCAGGGGATAATGCCCACTGCCGTGGGCCTTGATCTAACCTACCCACTGTTTCCCTCAACCCCTATCTCTGGTCTCACTCTGCCTAATACCTTCCCCATTGCACTGCCAGATGAGCCCTTCTGAAACCATCTCTGCTCTCATCTCCCTCAGTGGCTCCCATCCATTCCCAGGCAATGTCAGCCTCTTGGCCTAGCACGCAGAGCTGCCTCCAGCATGGCCTGGTCAGCCTCTGCAGCCTGTTGCCCACTGTTCCATCCACTTCATACCCTCTAAGCTCAAGTCCCTCTCACCCACTTGGAGTTTCTCTCCCCCTTGACTGCACCTACCCTTCTATTCACACCGTCCATTCGTCCTTCAGTTCCTGCACGCCCACTGCACACCCCTCTATCTGGACCTGCTGAAATGTCCCCATGTCTGTTAACCTCTGGCTTTCTCTAGCCCGAAGGACACTTCGTCCTCTGAACTCTCAGAGGGTTTCCTCTTTCTTTAGTACACCTCACTTTCTGCCTTGATTAGTGCTCTTGGCAGGAAGAATTTCTCTCACCAGACTGTAAGCTGCTCGTAGGCAGGAGTGCTCTCCAGATCCCGGTAAACTCTCATTGAGCTGCTTGGCATTCTGAAGGGGCTTCAGGAAAGGTCATGGACCTGCCAGCCCATTTGAGTGATGGGGACTTGGAGAGCCCGAGGTCATCCTGCAGTCTGGTGGCAGAGCTGGCCAGCTCTcttccccagccctgctcctTCACCCAGTTCCCAGGAGTGTGCTGTGTCAAGTCTTGAAAGAACCTCAGTTCTGGTGTTCTTGTCTTCACCTTCTTGTTCCCCACCTCCCAGGTACCGGTGACCATGAGATCTCTGCGACTGCTCAGAATCCCCTTCCTGTGTGGCTTGCTCTGGGCCTTTTGTGCCCCGGGTGCCAGGGCCGAGGAGCCCGGGGCCAGCTCCTCCCATCACGGCAGCATGGGCCTGGATAAGAACACAGTGCATGACCAAGAGTACGTATTCAGCCAGGGCTGTGGTCCAGGGGCCTCCCCGTCTGCAGCTGCAGCCAGCTGCAAGGGCACACGCTGTCCCCTTTGCCTTCTACTATTTGTACAACCCCTTGACATTTTTCCAAGCATGGTGTTTATTCCTTGTAGCCGCCTGTAAGTCCAGGTGTTCTTCTTTTGCCATCAGATCACAGATGAGACTCAAAAAGGATGAATGGCTTTCCTGAGttcattctgtctctctctcagcacagacaggcagacagacacagacaccaGCAGTAGTGGCAGAGTCCAAAATAGAGCTAAGGTTTCTTGCTTATGacaagatctttttcttttttcttggcatGTTCAAACATTGCATCATTTGTTGGAACTTTTACCCTGGGCCAGTTAGCCTCACACATTCCTGCCTACAGTTCCTGCTCTATTATCCTTAaattgctttaagaaaaaaaaaaaaaaaaataatagctccCCCAACAATGttaggtaaagaacctgcctgccattgaagaagacctaagagacatgagTTTAGTCCcaaggtctggaagatcccctggagtaggaaatggcagcccactttaatattcttgccagaaaattccatggacagaggagcctgacgggctacagtccaaggggtcgcaaagagtcaaatacgactgaacatgcacacaccccCCCAAATGTTATAACCATAttctaataataaaaaggaaaaagcaccCATAATCTTGCCAGCGTAACAGATGAACTGTTTGATTTTTCCCTACTCCTTTCACGGCCTTGCCTATGTCTATCTTCTTGGAGAGtggtctgccactgtttctgttAGTTTTTCTGTGATGGGTGTACTTGAAGATCTTGAACTTTTCAGAGTCTTTAAGATTTCAGCAGGATCCCAGCCCAGCATCGCTGCCAAGTGGTCTGAGCTTCACTGTTGGTCTTTAGGCATATCATGGAGCATCTCGAAGGTGTCATCAACAAACCAGAGGCGGAGATGTCCCCACAAGAGCTGCAGCTCCATTATTTCAAAATGCATGATTATGATGGCAATAATCTGCTTGACGGCCTAGAACTCTCCACGGCCATCACTCACGTTCACAAGGAGGTAGGTCGGGCAGTGGCCCCGGGGGGGGCAGCATCTTGGAGGGGCCTCCCTCTGGTGACTCAGTCCCTGCTCCTGATGGCTTCCCCTAGGAGGTAGGTCGGGCAGTGGCCCGGGGGGCAGCACCTCGGAGGGGCCTCCCTCTGGTGACTCAGCCCCTGCTCCTGATGGCTTCCCCTGTCCTTGTGCAGCACTGTTACTGCTTCTCCTCTTTCTGCTCACCTTCTGCTCTGCCTTTTTTCCTGTTCAGAGGGCCTTCTCACAAAGGGTGACCAGCCGAGGCAGAAGCCCCAGAGCCTGCCTTGGATCTTTAGCAAGTGCCACTGGCATTTCCACCATGTGCCAGGGTCTGAGAACTAGCTGAAAGGCAGACCACATTCAAAAGGCGGAACTGGGGAGAGGTTATATCATTTGGGAAGAATGGCCTGTCTG carries:
- the MCFD2 gene encoding multiple coagulation factor deficiency protein 2 isoform X2; amino-acid sequence: MGGQKGTRVRTAGQAGGGAEEKRTEDGSWRGSCWRASRLGKNWWQLVAARVPVTMRSLRLLRIPFLCGLLWAFCAPGARAEEPGASSSHHGSMGLDKNTVHDQEHIMEHLEGVINKPEAEMSPQELQLHYFKMHDYDGNNLLDGLELSTAITHVHKEEGSEQAPMNEDELINLIDGVLRDDDKNNDGYIDYAEFAKSLQ
- the MCFD2 gene encoding multiple coagulation factor deficiency protein 2 isoform X3, giving the protein MEHLEGVINKPEAEMSPQELQLHYFKMHDYDGNNLLDGLELSTAITHVHKEEGSEQAPMNEDELINLIDGVLRDDDKNNDGYIDYAEFAKSLQ